GAGAATGGCATCGACCAGCCCGAAGACATCGAAGCGGGCGCTGTCGGCGACGGCCGACTGCACGGTCTCCACGGTGATCTGATTGCCCTCGGCAAGCAGCTTGAGCTTTTCGATTTCCTGGGCGGCGGCCAGCAGGTTGCCTTCGACACGTGCGGCAATCAGGTCGACAGCATCGCGCTGTGCCGAAAGGCCGGCCTGCGACAGCCGCTGGTTGATCCATTGGGGGAGCTGGTGGGCATCCACCGGCCAGATCTGGATGAACTGGCAGTGGGCACCTTCGATCAGTGCCTTGCCCCACTTGGTCTTCTGCGCGCTGCCGTCGAGTTTGGGCAGGCTGATCAGCAGCAGCGTGTCCTCAGCCGGGTTGGCGCAATACTCCATCAACGCGGCAGCACCCTTGTCGCCAGGTTTGCCGGAGGGCAGGCGCAGCTCCAGCAGGCGGCGTTGGGCGAACAGGGACAGGCTGGCGCCCGCCTGGAGCAGGGTGCCCCAGTCGAAATTGGCGTCGGCACTGAACACCTGGCGTTCGTCGAAACCTTGCTGGCGCGCAGCGGCACGGATGGCGTCGGCGGCTTCCTGGCACAGCAACGGGTCGTCGCCACTGACCACGTAAACCGGTGCCAGAGTGCCTTGAAGGTGCTTGTTGAGTTGGGCGGGGGCGAGTTTCATCGGAAACAGGCGGGGCACCTGGGTGCCCCGCACGGGCTCAGTTGCCCGGAACTTCCAGTGGCGACTGCTGCGGCGTTTCGGCCTGCTGGTGGCGAGCCGCTTCCAGCGCGTCGGCTTGCGCCTTGGCGCGTTCGTCGGCTTTGCGCTGCAGCTCGTCCAGTTGCGCCGGGGTCAGCATCTGCAGGCGTACGACCATGGCGTTGACCAGGTCGCGGCGCATCTCTTCGCGTGCCCGGTTGGCTTCTTGCTCGGAACCTGTGATGTTGGACGCGTCACGCATGTAGATCTTGCGGACTTCCAGTTTGTCGGTGAGCAGTTCCAGGTTGTTCAGGCCCTGGATGCTGTAGTCCAGCACCGTGGTCAGCTCGTACTCGGCCGAGCGGCTGCCACCGCTGTAGGTCGCGGCGCGCTGGCTTTCCTGCTCGTTGGTCAGCACCAGGCGGTAAGGTGCGCCCGCGTGGACGTTGACGCCGCTGCGCTCCAGGACCTGGCGCAGTTCGGTCACTGTTTCGCCATAGGCATTACGCGCGCTGACGTCCATCTCCTTGACGTTCAGCTCGGTGGAGCCGGTGCCGCGCAGCTGGAAACCGCAGGCGCTGAGCAAAACGGCCAGGCCGATTACCAGCAGATTGCGTTTGATCATGTTGTTGCTCCCTCTTGGGCCTGTACCGCCCGCCCGCAGTGGCTGCGGGCGGGCGTGCCATCAATTGGCGACGATGTTGACCAGCTTGCCCGGTACCACGATGACCTTGCGGATGGTCAGGCCATCGATGAAGCGCAGGACATTTTCGTTGCTGCGGGCGGCGGCTTCGACTTCTTCGCGGCTGGCCGCGGCCGGCATCTCGACCTGGCCGCGCAGTTTACCGTTGACCTGAACCACCAGGGTAACGGTGTCCTGCACCAGTGCCTGCTCATCGACGCTCGGCCAGGCGGCATCGATTACCGACTCTGCGTGGCCCAGATGCAGCCACAGCTCATGGGAGATGTGCGGGGTGATCGGGGCCAGCAGCAAGGTCACAGCCTCCAGGCCTTCCTGCAGCAGGGCGCGGTCCTGTTCGGTTGCTTGCGGGGCCTTCTCCAGCACGTTCATCACGGTCATCACCTGGGCGATGGCGGTGTTGAACTTGTGGAACTGACCCACGTCGTTGCTGGCCTGCTTGATGGCAGCGTGGATGGCGCGGCGGATGACTTTTTGCGCGTCATCCAGCGCGGCGACATCCAGCTTGCCCGGCAGACCCTGGCTGACGTGGCTCTGGGCCAGGCGCCAGACACGACGCAGGAAGCGGCTTGCGCCTTCGACGCCGGAATCGGACCACTCCAGGCTCATGTCGGGTGGCGAAGCGAACATCATGAACAGGCGGCAGGTGTCGGCGCCGTAGGCTTCGATCATCGATTGCGGGTCGACGCCGTTGTTCTTGGACTTCGACATCTTCTCGGTGCCGCCGATTTCCACCGGCAGGCCGTCGGTCTTCAGGCGGGCGCCAATGATCTTGGCCTTGGCGTCACGTTCGATCTCGACGTCGGCCGGGTTGAACCAGTCCTTGCCGCCGTTGCTGGCGACGCGGTAGTAGGTCTCGGCGATCACCATGCCTTGGGTCAGCAGGTTCTTGAACGGCTCGTTCGAGGTGACCAGGCCTTCGTCACGCATCAGCTTGTGGAAGAAGCGTGCATACAGCAGGTGCAGGATCGCGTGCTCGATGCCGCCGATGTACTGGTCGACCGGCAGCCAGTGGTTGGCCGCTTTCGGGTCGACCAGACCCTGGTCGTAGTTTGGCGAGGCGTAGCGGGCGAAGTACCAGGACGACTCGACGAAGGTGTCCATGGTGTCGGTTTCGCGCTTGGCCGCAGTGCCGCATTTCGGGCAGGTGCATTCGTAGAATTCAGGCATGCGCGCCAGCGGCGAGCCGGCGCCGTCCGGTACCACGTTCTCCGGCAGGGTAACCGGCAGTTGGTCTTCCGGTACCGGCACGTCGCCGCAGGACGGGCAGTGGATGATCGGGATCGGGCAGCCCCAGTAGCGCTGACGGCTGATGCCCCAGTCGCGCAGGCGGAACTGGGTACGCGACTTGCCGAGGTCCTTGCGGATCAGGGCGGCTTCGATGGCGTCGAAGGCGCCGGCGAAGTCCAGGCCGTCGAACTCGCCGGAATTGATCAGCTGGCCGTACTCGTTGTAAGCGGGCAGCCATTCGTTGCCGACGTCATCGCCTGCGCTGGTGCGCACCACGGCCTTGACCGGCAGGTTGTACTTGCGGGCGAACTCGAAGTCGCGCTCGTCGTGGGCCGGTACGGCCATCACGGCGCCGTCGCCGTAGTGCATCAGTACGTAGTTGGCGACCCAGACCGGCAGTTTTTCGCCCGTCAGCGGGTGTTCGACCAGCAGGGAAGTGGGCATGCCCTTCTTCTCCTGGGTGGCCATGTCGGCCTCGGCAACGCTGCCGCTCTTGCACTCGTCGATGAACGCCTGCAGCGCCGGGTTGCCCTGGGCGGCCTGGGTGGCCAGCGGGTGTTCGGCGGCGACGGCGACGTAGGTGGCGCCCATCAGCGTGTCAGGACGGGTAGTGAAGACCTTGAGGGTGCCTTGGTGGCCGATGCTGGCCTGGTCGAACGGGAACTGCACTTCCATGCCGCGCGACTTGCCGATCCAGTTGCGCTGCATGGTCTTGACCTGTTCAGGCCAGCCCGGCAACTCGTCGAGGCTTTCCAGCAGCTCGTCTGCATAGTCGGTGATGCGGAAGTAGTACATCGGGATTTCGCGCTTTTCGATCAGCGCGCCCGAACGCCAGCCGCGGCCGTCGATGACCTGCTCGTTGGCGAGCACGGTCTGGTCGGCCGGGTCCCAGTTCACGGTACCGTTCTTGCGGTAGATGATGCCTTTTTCGAACAGGCGGGTGAACAGCCACTGTTCCCAGCGGTAGTAATCCGGCTTGCAGGTAGTGACTTCACGTGCCCAGTCGATGGCCAGGCCCAGGCTCTTGAGCTGGGTCTTCATGTAGTCGATGTTTTCGTAGGTCCACTTGGCCGGGGCGACGTTGTTTTTCATCGCCGCGTTTTCCGCGGGCATGCCGAAAGCGTCCCAGCCCATCGGCTGCAGGACGTTCTTGCCCAGCATGCGCTGGTAGCGGGCAATCACGTCACCGATGGTGTAGTTGCGCACGTGGCCCATGTGTAGCTTGCCGCTCGGGTACGGGAACATCGATAGGCAATAGTAAGTGTCTTTGCCTGGCTGTTCGGTAACAGCGAACGATTGTTGCTCGTCCCAGAAGTTCTGGGCGGCGGCTTCGATATCACGGGGCGTGTATTGTTCGTGCATGGCTACTTTTGGCTGAGAGAGAAGAGACCTTGTTCCAGGCAGCGGAACCTCGCTGCAACCGGTACTCCGGTGTCGTTTAGAGTGAACGCCGTAGCATACAGCAGCGCTGCGCATCGTGGGAAACCTTGATTGCGAATGCCCGCTGGTCGCGGCAAACGGCTGCTTTTAAGAGTGACGCTAAGCTCAGGTGTGGGGGGAGATATTCTTATCTTCAATGAGGTGAACGGATGGGAGAGACGCAGCTACCCGTAATCAAACCGGAGCTTTACGAACGCCTGATCGACCGCCTTGGCCTGGCATTGGAAGTTGCCAGGACGTCGGTACGATTGCGCGACGAGATGCCAGCCGAGCTGGAGTTGCGCGGCCTTAGCCACGCAGAGTTCGAAGTGATCAAGGCTTACCTGGAAACCCTTCCGGAGCGCCAAAATGCCTGTGCCGGCAGTTACCCGCAAGCGGAGCCGACATCGGCCAAGATCATCTGGCTCAAGGACAAGAAACGCCCCGCCAGCACGGCGAGATCCAGGACGCTGCCACATCGTTAGCCGTTCAGGACGCCAGGCGCAGGCCATCGCGCGCCGGTTCTTCAATACACTTCTCACGATCGTCGCCGGCGGCACACTTGTTGCCCGGCGTCGATCCTCTTAGGCTGCACGCCTTCCATGGAGGTGTAGCCGATGCCAATCCGATACTTCATCAAGCAATGGCTGATGCCGCCTGGCGTCCTGTTCGTGTTGCTGTTGGCGGCGTGGTGGCTGCGCAAGCGACGCCCGCGGCTGGCTGGGCTGTGTTTTGCGGTGGGGCTTGGCGGTTTGTGGCTGATGAGCCTGCCGCTGGTGGTGCAGGAAACCGCCCGTGTGCTGGAAAGCGAGCCGCCGCTGGCCGTGAGCGACTGGGCCGCCCTGGCGAGCCGGGCGGATGCGATTGTGGTGCTGGGGGCGGGGCGTGAGCGCGGCGACCCGGCCTGGGGGGGCGATGATCAGCCCACCGCAACGGCCCTTGAACGCATGCGCTTTGCCGCACGGCTGGCCAAGGCTTCGGGTTTGCCGGTGCTGACCAGCGGTGGCTTGCACTACGGTACGCCGCCCAGCGAGGCGCGTTTGATGGCCGATCGCTTGCGTGAGGACTTTGGTGTCCAGGTGAAATGGAAAGAGGAGGCCAGCCGCACTACCTGGGAGAACGCCCGGTTCACGGCAGACATTCTGCAGCCACTGGGTATTCGCCGCGTGGTGGTGGTAACCCAGGCCTGGCATATGCAACGTTCGCGCTTCAGCTTTGAACAGGCGGGGTTCGAGGTGGTGCCGGCGCCGATGGGTTTCCTGGGCCGCGATCATGCCCGGCCGTTTGCCGGTTTGCTGCCGGAGAGCCGGGCGATGTGGCAGAGCGGGCAGTTGCTGAATGAAATGGTGGGGTTGGTGGGGTATCGGGTGTTCTATTGAAGCTGGGTTGCCTGTGCCGGCCTCTTCGTGGGCAAGCCCGCTCCCACAATTACAACTCTGCCCTAAGAGCAAGAGTGCCTGTGGGAGCGGGCGTGCCCCGCGAAGAGGCCAGTGCAGGCTGCATCAGACAGTCTTGGCGATGCGCCCCGCCAGCAACGCCCAGCCCAGCAGCAGCACGCAGACAATCGCCAGCGGCCAAGAGCGCCACTGAAGATAAGGCGTCAGTTGCTGCATCGGTACCACCTCGCCATACAGCACCGCCTGCTGGAACTGCGGAATTTGCGTGGTAATGCGCCCGAACGGGTCGATCAGCGCGGTCACGCCGTTGTTGGTGGCGCGGATCATCCAGCGGCCGGCTTCCAGTGCGCGCATCTGGGCCATCTGCAGGTGCTGCAGCGGGCCGATCGACCTGCCGAACCAGGTGTCGTTGCTGATGGTCAGCAGCAGGTCGCTGCGCGCCGCCAGGCTCGCCGCGAACTCCGGGTAGACCACTTCATAGCAGATGTACGGTGCGATCTGGTAACCCTTGGCCTGCAGCAACGGCTGGTCTTCGGGGCCTCGGGCGAAGTCCGACATGGGCAGGTTGAAGAACTCGATCACGCCACGCAGCATGTCCTGCAAGGGCACGTACTCGCCGAAGGGCACCAGTTTCTGCTTGAGGTAGGTGCCGTCACCTTCGCCGGTCACGGTGATGCCGTTGTAGTAGCGGCGCTGGTGATGCACCACCTCACGTACCGGCACACCAGTGATCAGCGCCGAATGGCGCTCGGCGGCAAAGCGGCCCATCACGTCGATGTAGCCCTGGGCCTGGTCCTTTAGCACCGGCACCGCGGTTTCGGGCCAGATCAGCAGGTCTACCGGCTTGGAGGTGAAGCTCATGTCACGGTACAGCGCCAGCTGTGCGTCGATGTGGGCTGGGTCCCATTTCAGGTCCTGCGCCACATTACCCTGAATGGCGGCCACCTTGAGCGGATCGCCTGCAGGCGTGGTCCAGGCGTGGTCCTTGAGTGCCATGCCCAGTACCCAGGGCGCCAGCAACAGCACGCCGGCGACGGCCAGGAACGAGGGCCGGGCACGCAGGCGGTGCAGGTTGCACAGCAAGGCGGCGCTGAGCGCCAGGGTGAAGGAGATCAACCACACGCCACCCAAGGGGGCCAAGCCGGCCAGGGGGCCGTCGAGCTGGCTGTAGCCCGCGTAGAGCCAAGGGAAGCCGGTGAGGAACCAGCCGCGGAAGGCCTCTTGCAGCAGCCACAGGGCCGCGAAGCACAAGGCATCGGCCAGCGGTGCCTCGTTGCGCCGCAGCCAGCGCGCCCAAAGCCACGCGGGCAAGGCGAAGAACCAGGCAAGGGCGGCGAAGAACGCCAAGAGCAGCAGGATCGCCAGCAGCGGCGAGGCGCCGCCGTAGGTGTTCATGCTGACGTAGATCCACCAGGTGCCGGCGCCGTACAGGCCAAAGCCGAAACACCAGCCGCGGCCCATGGCCTGGCGCGGGCTGAGCTCGCGCAGGCCAAGGTAGAGCAGGGCGATCGACAGCAGGGCCAGCGGCCAGATGTCGAACGGCGCCAGGGCCAGGAGGGTGGAAGCGCCGGCCGCCATGGCCAGCAGGTTACCGGGCCAGCCGGGGCGGGTGATCCAACGCATGATTGTCCTTAGCGGGTGATCGGTGTCAGGCGCAGCAGGTGTATCCGCCGGCTGTCGGCATTGAGAATGCGGAACTTGTAGGCCCCGATCTCGGTGGTTTCGTTGCGCTTGGGCAGGTGCCCGAACGCGCTCATCACCAGGCCGCCAACCGTGTCGAATTCGTCATCGGAGAAGGTGCTGTCGAAGAACTCGTTGAAGTTCTCGATCGGGGTCAGCGCCTTGACCAGGAAGTCGCCGCTGGGCAGCGGCTTGATGTAGCTGTCTTCCTCGACGTCATGTTCGTCCTCGATGTCGCCGACGATCTGTTCCAGCACGTCCTCGATGGTCACCAGGCCCGCCACGCCGCCGTATTCGTCGATGACGATGGCCATGTGGTTATGGTTGGCGCGGAACTCGCGCAACAGCACGTTCAGGCGCTTGGACTCCGGCACGAAGGTGGCCGGGCGCAGCAGGTCCTTGATGTTGAAGCTGTCGCCGTTTTCCTTGAGGATCAGCGGCAGCAGGTCCTTGGCGAGCAGGATGCCCAGCACATCGTCGTGGCTTTCGCCGATCACCGGATAGCGCGAGTGCGCGGCGTCGATCACCGCCGGCAGAAACTCGCGAGGCGACTGGCCTGCCTTGATGCTGTTCATCTGAGAGCGCGGCACCATGATGTCGCGCACCTGCAGGTCGGCGACCTGAATGGCGCCTTCGACAATGGTCAGCGCTTCGCTGTCGAGCAGTTTGTTCTGATGGGCTTCGCGCAGCAGCTCAAGGAGCTCCTGGCGGTTTTTCGGCTCATGGGCAAAAGCCTGGGTCAGTTTGCCCAGCCAGGACTTTTGCCCGTTGCTCGATCGATCTTCGCTCATGGCGGTTCTCGTGATCCTTGCAGTGTCAGTGTGTGATTGTTTCGTTTTCATCGTCGGCATACGGGTCAGGATGACCCAGTTCTGCCAGCAATTCCCGTTCCAGGGCTTCCATTTCCTCGGCTTCCTCATCGTCGATGTGATCGTAGCCGAGCAGGTGCAGGCAGCCGTGGATGACCAGGTGCGCCCAGTGCGCCTCCAGGGTTTTGCCCTGTTCGGCAGCCTCGCGCTCGACCACCGCCACGCAGATCACCAGGTCGCCCAGCAACGGGATATCGAGCAGGTCATCAGGCACGTCGGCCGGGAACGACAGCACGTTGGTCGCGTAGTCCTTGTGCCGGTAGGTGTGGTTCAGCTCGCGGCCTTCGGCTTCATCGACCAGGCGAATGGTCATCTCCGAGTCGGCGCTGCGCTGGCGCAAGGCCAGCTCGCACCAGCGGCGGAAGGCGGCATCGTCAGGGGCGGCGGCGTCCGTGGCCCGTTGTAGGTCGAGTTCAAGCATCTTTGCCGGGCGCCTCTGGCTTGGCCTGACGGCCTTCGAAGCGGTCGTAGGCCTCGACGATGCGTTGCACCAGTGGGTGACGAACCACATCTTTGGGTTGGAAATGGGTAAAACTGATACCCGGAACGTCTTTGAGCACCTCGATCACATGCGCCAAGCCCGACTTCGTGCCACGCGGCAGGTCGACCTGGGTGATGTCACCGGTGATCACCGCCGTCGAGCCGAAGCCGATGCGGGTGAGGAACATCTTCATCTGTTCCAGCGTGGTGTTCTGGCTTTCGTCGAGGATGATGAAGCTGTTGTTCAGGGTGCGGCCACGCATGTAGGCCAGCGGGGCGATCTCGATCACCTGGCGCTCGATGAGCTTGGCCACGTGTTCAAAACCGAGCATTTCGTAGAGGGCGTCATACAGCGGGCGCAGGTAGGGGTCGATCTTCTGCGCCAGGTCGCCAGGCAGGAAGCCGAGCTTCTCGCCCGCTTCGACCGCCGGACGCACCAGCAGGATGCGGCGCACTTGCTCGCGTTCCAGGGCATCGACGGCGCAGGCCACAGCGAGATAGGTCTTGCCGGTACCGGCCGGGCCAACACCGAAGTTGATGTCGTTGGCCAGGATTTCCTTGACGTAACGCTGCTGGTTGACGCCGCGCGGGCGAATGTTGCCCTTGCGCGTGCGCAACGAGACGCTGACCTCGTTGACCGCCGGGTTGTCGATGTTCTCGACGGTCGACTCCTGCAGGTACAGGTGGACCGTTTCCGGCGACAGGTCAGTGGCCTTGGCCTCGCGGTAGAGGCGGCGCAGCAGTTGTTCGGCAGCGGAAGTGGTCTTGGGTTCGCCGATCAGTTCGAACTGATTGCCACGGTTGCGGATCTCGATGGCCAGGCGTTGTTCGATCAGGCGCAGGTGCTCGTCGAACTGCCCGCACAAGTTGGCGAAACGGTGGGCCTCGAAAGGTTCGAGGATGAAACGATGGGGTTCTATGGGTGCGTTCAAGGTCGTTTTTAGCCGCCCGACGGCAATGGATGTGAGCTCAAGAATAACCCTTGAATCGCAGTGGCGAAAGCACTGAAACGATCAAGGGTTGGCACAAGG
The sequence above is drawn from the Pseudomonas putida genome and encodes:
- the lptE gene encoding LPS assembly lipoprotein LptE, yielding MIKRNLLVIGLAVLLSACGFQLRGTGSTELNVKEMDVSARNAYGETVTELRQVLERSGVNVHAGAPYRLVLTNEQESQRAATYSGGSRSAEYELTTVLDYSIQGLNNLELLTDKLEVRKIYMRDASNITGSEQEANRAREEMRRDLVNAMVVRLQMLTPAQLDELQRKADERAKAQADALEAARHQQAETPQQSPLEVPGN
- the ybeY gene encoding rRNA maturation RNase YbeY, giving the protein MLELDLQRATDAAAPDDAAFRRWCELALRQRSADSEMTIRLVDEAEGRELNHTYRHKDYATNVLSFPADVPDDLLDIPLLGDLVICVAVVEREAAEQGKTLEAHWAHLVIHGCLHLLGYDHIDDEEAEEMEALERELLAELGHPDPYADDENETITH
- a CDS encoding PhoH family protein; protein product: MNAPIEPHRFILEPFEAHRFANLCGQFDEHLRLIEQRLAIEIRNRGNQFELIGEPKTTSAAEQLLRRLYREAKATDLSPETVHLYLQESTVENIDNPAVNEVSVSLRTRKGNIRPRGVNQQRYVKEILANDINFGVGPAGTGKTYLAVACAVDALEREQVRRILLVRPAVEAGEKLGFLPGDLAQKIDPYLRPLYDALYEMLGFEHVAKLIERQVIEIAPLAYMRGRTLNNSFIILDESQNTTLEQMKMFLTRIGFGSTAVITGDITQVDLPRGTKSGLAHVIEVLKDVPGISFTHFQPKDVVRHPLVQRIVEAYDRFEGRQAKPEAPGKDA
- the leuS gene encoding leucine--tRNA ligase, coding for MHEQYTPRDIEAAAQNFWDEQQSFAVTEQPGKDTYYCLSMFPYPSGKLHMGHVRNYTIGDVIARYQRMLGKNVLQPMGWDAFGMPAENAAMKNNVAPAKWTYENIDYMKTQLKSLGLAIDWAREVTTCKPDYYRWEQWLFTRLFEKGIIYRKNGTVNWDPADQTVLANEQVIDGRGWRSGALIEKREIPMYYFRITDYADELLESLDELPGWPEQVKTMQRNWIGKSRGMEVQFPFDQASIGHQGTLKVFTTRPDTLMGATYVAVAAEHPLATQAAQGNPALQAFIDECKSGSVAEADMATQEKKGMPTSLLVEHPLTGEKLPVWVANYVLMHYGDGAVMAVPAHDERDFEFARKYNLPVKAVVRTSAGDDVGNEWLPAYNEYGQLINSGEFDGLDFAGAFDAIEAALIRKDLGKSRTQFRLRDWGISRQRYWGCPIPIIHCPSCGDVPVPEDQLPVTLPENVVPDGAGSPLARMPEFYECTCPKCGTAAKRETDTMDTFVESSWYFARYASPNYDQGLVDPKAANHWLPVDQYIGGIEHAILHLLYARFFHKLMRDEGLVTSNEPFKNLLTQGMVIAETYYRVASNGGKDWFNPADVEIERDAKAKIIGARLKTDGLPVEIGGTEKMSKSKNNGVDPQSMIEAYGADTCRLFMMFASPPDMSLEWSDSGVEGASRFLRRVWRLAQSHVSQGLPGKLDVAALDDAQKVIRRAIHAAIKQASNDVGQFHKFNTAIAQVMTVMNVLEKAPQATEQDRALLQEGLEAVTLLLAPITPHISHELWLHLGHAESVIDAAWPSVDEQALVQDTVTLVVQVNGKLRGQVEMPAAASREEVEAAARSNENVLRFIDGLTIRKVIVVPGKLVNIVAN
- a CDS encoding HlyC/CorC family transporter, which encodes MSEDRSSNGQKSWLGKLTQAFAHEPKNRQELLELLREAHQNKLLDSEALTIVEGAIQVADLQVRDIMVPRSQMNSIKAGQSPREFLPAVIDAAHSRYPVIGESHDDVLGILLAKDLLPLILKENGDSFNIKDLLRPATFVPESKRLNVLLREFRANHNHMAIVIDEYGGVAGLVTIEDVLEQIVGDIEDEHDVEEDSYIKPLPSGDFLVKALTPIENFNEFFDSTFSDDEFDTVGGLVMSAFGHLPKRNETTEIGAYKFRILNADSRRIHLLRLTPITR
- the holA gene encoding DNA polymerase III subunit delta yields the protein MKLAPAQLNKHLQGTLAPVYVVSGDDPLLCQEAADAIRAAARQQGFDERQVFSADANFDWGTLLQAGASLSLFAQRRLLELRLPSGKPGDKGAAALMEYCANPAEDTLLLISLPKLDGSAQKTKWGKALIEGAHCQFIQIWPVDAHQLPQWINQRLSQAGLSAQRDAVDLIAARVEGNLLAAAQEIEKLKLLAEGNQITVETVQSAVADSARFDVFGLVDAILNGEAAHALRMLEGLRGEGVEPPVILWALARELRQLSGLAQQFSQGVPLDKAFSQARPPVWDKRRPLVSKALQRLSAQRWAQLLQDAQRIDAQIKGQAEGSPWTGLARLSLLMAGQRLALPPE
- the lnt gene encoding apolipoprotein N-acyltransferase, producing the protein MRWITRPGWPGNLLAMAAGASTLLALAPFDIWPLALLSIALLYLGLRELSPRQAMGRGWCFGFGLYGAGTWWIYVSMNTYGGASPLLAILLLLAFFAALAWFFALPAWLWARWLRRNEAPLADALCFAALWLLQEAFRGWFLTGFPWLYAGYSQLDGPLAGLAPLGGVWLISFTLALSAALLCNLHRLRARPSFLAVAGVLLLAPWVLGMALKDHAWTTPAGDPLKVAAIQGNVAQDLKWDPAHIDAQLALYRDMSFTSKPVDLLIWPETAVPVLKDQAQGYIDVMGRFAAERHSALITGVPVREVVHHQRRYYNGITVTGEGDGTYLKQKLVPFGEYVPLQDMLRGVIEFFNLPMSDFARGPEDQPLLQAKGYQIAPYICYEVVYPEFAASLAARSDLLLTISNDTWFGRSIGPLQHLQMAQMRALEAGRWMIRATNNGVTALIDPFGRITTQIPQFQQAVLYGEVVPMQQLTPYLQWRSWPLAIVCVLLLGWALLAGRIAKTV
- a CDS encoding YdcF family protein; this translates as MPIRYFIKQWLMPPGVLFVLLLAAWWLRKRRPRLAGLCFAVGLGGLWLMSLPLVVQETARVLESEPPLAVSDWAALASRADAIVVLGAGRERGDPAWGGDDQPTATALERMRFAARLAKASGLPVLTSGGLHYGTPPSEARLMADRLREDFGVQVKWKEEASRTTWENARFTADILQPLGIRRVVVVTQAWHMQRSRFSFEQAGFEVVPAPMGFLGRDHARPFAGLLPESRAMWQSGQLLNEMVGLVGYRVFY